DNA sequence from the Halanaerobiales bacterium genome:
AGGGTTATATCTAAAATTCCTGTAGGAACCTCGACCCCTTCAAATTCATTTATTCTTTCAGCAATTCTTTCAGCCATAGGTACTCCTCTAGAACGAATACCTATTATCACTAAATCTTCTGTTCCTTCATTTTTCTCAATTATTTCATGAGCTATTCTTGTTAAAGCTCTCCTTATTCCATCTTTATCAATTATCTCTTTTTTTACCTTCATATCTTTTTCTTCCATTTGAAAA
Encoded proteins:
- a CDS encoding phosphoribosyltransferase family protein, with protein sequence MEEKDMKVKKEIIDKDGIRRALTRIAHEIIEKNEGTEDLVIIGIRSRGVPMAERIAERINEFEGVEVPTGILDITL